AGATCCTGGGTCGCGAGATCGATGCGCGCACCGATCTCTACGCCTTGGGGATTTCGATGTTCGAGATGGCCACTGGCCGCCGTCCCTTCGGTGGGGAGGACGTGGTGGACAAACAACTGCACGCCAGTCTTCCCGATCCGCGCGACCAGGTTCCGGACCTGCCAGAAGCCCTGGTCGAGATCATCCAGAAGGCCACAGAAAAGGCCCCAAGCGACCGCTTCAACTCCGCCACCCAGATGGCCGCAGCGCTGTCCGCCTTCCTCGAGCGCGACTGATCCTCGGAGTTCAGGCTCCGCAATCTCCCTGCCCGGGCCCACTCCCGGCCCCCGATACTCGACAGGGTTGACGAAAAAAACGCCCCGCGACCTCCGGACGCTGAGTTCGCTCCTATCATTATTCGATAATTCCGGAATTATAGTTGCTTTTGCGAGCGGGCGCCGATAGGCTGAACGGCATGCAGAACGAAAGAGCTGCGCGCTGCCTGGAAGCCCTTGGAAACCCGACCCGACTGGCGATCTTCCGCCTACTCGTACGGGCGGGACGAGAAGGCACCCCGGTCGGCAAGATCCAGCGACGGCTCGGCATTCCGGGCTCCACGCTGTCACACCACCTGTCGGGCCTCGTCAAGGTCGGACTCGTCTCCCAGGAACGCCGCAGCCGCGTGCTGCTCTGCAGAGCCGAGTACCCGCTTATGGAAGCTCTTCTGGCCTACCTCAACCAGAACTGCTGCGAGGGCCTTCGGGAAGACGGCTGATCCGGGCCCGATCTTCTCGTGAGCGATTTCTTTCAGCTTGTTATTTCGATTTTTCCAGAAGGAACGATATGTACACCAAGGCCCTCTCGCAGCAACCCCTGGGACTGCGCATCGACCGCGTCGTGCTGACGATCGCCCTCCTGCTCCTGGCTCTCGCACTGGTCTCGAGCACACAGCTGATGTCCAGCCTCGAGTTCGTCCTGACGAGCCTGCTCCATATCGCCCCGTACCTTCTGATATCCGTAGCCACCGCCTCCGCGCTTGGTGCGGCGGGCGCGGAGCAACTCATAGCGCGAGTGTTCGCCGGTCGTCCCGTGCACATGATTGCGATGGCTTCGGTGTTCGGAGCGCTCTCGCCTTTTTGTTCTTGTGGGGTCATCCCGCTGATTGCAGCGCTGCTTTCCATGGGAGTTCCGCTCGCACCCGTGATGGCGTTCTGGGTCTCTTCACCGGTGATGGCCCCGGACATGTTTCTCCTGACGGCGGCGGAACTCGGCGTCGGATTCGCACTGGCCAAGACGATGGCTGCAATCAGCATCGGGCTGCTCGCAGGAGCCGCGACGGCAGGAGCTGTACGCGCGGGTTTGCTGAAGAAACCCCTGCAGGGGCTCGCGAGCAATTGCGGCGGCTCCGCGGTGCGAGATCCACAGCCAACTGTCTGGCATTTCTGGAAAGAGCCCGAACGGCGCTCGCGCTTTGCGAAGGAGTTTCGAGACACGGGCATGTTTCTCACCAAGTGGATGACTCTGGCCTTTCTGCTGGAGAGCCTGATGGTGGGCTATCTGCCCGCCGAGCAGATCGGCTCATGGGTCGGTGGAGCCAATCGCTGGGCGATCCCATTGGCGGTCGCAGCCGGTATCCCGGCCTATCTCAATGGCTACGCTGCCATCCCCATGGTCTCCGCACTGCTTTCCTCGGGAATGGCACCTGGAGCTGCAATGGCTTTCATGACGGCGGGAGCCATGACCAGCATCCCGGCCGCCATGGCGGTTTTCGCATTGGTTCGCTGGCCGGTCTTCGTCTGGTATCTGGGCCTGGCGGTGCTCGG
This bacterium DNA region includes the following protein-coding sequences:
- a CDS encoding permease; this encodes MYTKALSQQPLGLRIDRVVLTIALLLLALALVSSTQLMSSLEFVLTSLLHIAPYLLISVATASALGAAGAEQLIARVFAGRPVHMIAMASVFGALSPFCSCGVIPLIAALLSMGVPLAPVMAFWVSSPVMAPDMFLLTAAELGVGFALAKTMAAISIGLLAGAATAGAVRAGLLKKPLQGLASNCGGSAVRDPQPTVWHFWKEPERRSRFAKEFRDTGMFLTKWMTLAFLLESLMVGYLPAEQIGSWVGGANRWAIPLAVAAGIPAYLNGYAAIPMVSALLSSGMAPGAAMAFMTAGAMTSIPAAMAVFALVRWPVFVWYLGLAVLGSSMSGFAYQFFVAG
- a CDS encoding helix-turn-helix transcriptional regulator, whose amino-acid sequence is MQNERAARCLEALGNPTRLAIFRLLVRAGREGTPVGKIQRRLGIPGSTLSHHLSGLVKVGLVSQERRSRVLLCRAEYPLMEALLAYLNQNCCEGLREDG